A window of the Pseudochaenichthys georgianus unplaced genomic scaffold, fPseGeo1.2 scaffold_726_arrow_ctg1, whole genome shotgun sequence genome harbors these coding sequences:
- the LOC117444084 gene encoding uncharacterized protein, with the protein MSASCHRAALMVTARETENCSAPFCCRLFVTIRAASSTCTWAGLGQSMTLEGSATAHSIGRHSTLLQGTLSSQTGGTPASNITPYKRPLQGVGPQRFNSHHSRARSIIERAFGVMKTRFRSIFLQAKCTTPSPQIITACAVLHNICIGAGDIMAPEEDTVEDAAEDEGENVLEAVSGAPWRDQLSAEVSALEEVPGDHDYV; encoded by the exons ATGTCCGCATCGTGCCACCGAGCGGCCCTGATGGTCACTGCTAGAGAAACAGAAAACTGTTCAGCTCCATTTTGCTGCAGGCTGTTTGTGACCATCAGGGCCGCTTCATCGACATGTACGTGGGCTGGCCTGGGTCAGTCCATGACTCTAGAGGGCTCCGCCACAGCCCACTCTATCGGCAGGCACTCTACCCTCCTCCAGGGCACTTTATCCTCGCAGACGGGGGGTACCCCTGCCTCCAACATCACTCCATACAAACGGCCGCTGCAAGGTGTGGGACCCCAGCGCTTCAACAGCCATCACTCCCGGGCACGCTCCATCATCGAGCGTGCCTTCGGGGTGATGAAGACACGATTCAGGAGTATCTTCCTGCAAGCGAAGTGCACCACACCTTCTCCTCAA ATCATAACAGCATGTGCCGTCCTCCACAACATCTGCATTGGGGCCGGCGACatcatggccccagaagaggacaCTGTGGAGGATGCAGCGGAGGATGAGGGGGAGAATGTGTTGGAGGCAGTCAGTGGTGCTCCTTGGCGGGACCAACTGTCTGCGGAGGTGTCTGCCCTGGAGGAGGTTCCTGGTGACCACGATTATGTGTAA